The following are encoded together in the Candidatus Methylomirabilis tolerans genome:
- the trxA gene encoding thioredoxin produces MASGKVIEVTDQNFDEQVTKGKGLILVDFWAEWCGPCRMIAPILEELAVEHEGQITVAKLNVDENRQTAARFSIRSIPTILFFKDGAQVEQMIGAAAKSAIKTKIQPHL; encoded by the coding sequence TAAAGTTATTGAGGTCACTGATCAGAATTTTGACGAACAGGTTACGAAAGGAAAGGGGCTGATCCTTGTTGATTTCTGGGCTGAATGGTGTGGTCCCTGCCGGATGATCGCTCCAATCCTTGAAGAGCTGGCGGTCGAGCATGAAGGGCAGATTACGGTCGCCAAGCTGAATGTGGATGAGAATCGACAGACTGCGGCTCGATTCAGCATTCGAAGTATTCCGACCATTCTCTTTTTCAAAGATGGAGCGCAGGTCGAACAGATGATCGGGGCCGCAGCGAAATCAGCCATCAAGACAAAGATCCAACCGCACCTATAA